A stretch of the Muntiacus reevesi chromosome 8, mMunRee1.1, whole genome shotgun sequence genome encodes the following:
- the MAGEF1 gene encoding melanoma-associated antigen F1, translating into MLQKPESGALPIPQAEREMDGSHDGETQVLTASQEMAPSPLLQESPEEDLGAVREEGATEPCLTPKGARALAAKTLARRRACRRLDRTVAELVQFLLLKDRKKSPITRSEMVKYVIGDLKDLFPEIIARAAEHLRYVFGFELKQLDRKHHTYILINKLKPIEDEEEALRGDGPRLGLLMMILGLIYMKGNSAREAQVWAMLRRLGVRPSKYHFLFGYPKRLIMEDFVQLRYLNYRRVPHTNPPECEFSWGPRSNLETSKMKVLGFVAKLHKKEPQHWPVQYREALADEADRARAGASVRARASTHPW; encoded by the coding sequence ATGTTGCAGAAACCCGAGAGCGGGGCTCTCCCCATCCCTCAGGCGGAGAGGGAGATGGATGGCAGCCATGACGGTGAGACCCAGGTTCTGACCGCCTCGCAGGAGATGGCCCCGAGCCCCCTCCTGCAGGAGAGCCCCGAGGAGGACCTTGGCGCTGTAAGGGAGGAGGGGGCTACGGAACCCTGTCTCACCCCGAAAGGCGCGAGGGCTTTGGCAGCCAAAACCTTGGCCCGGCGTAGAGCCTGCCGCCGTCTGGATCGGACGGTAGCCGAGTTGGTGCAATTTCTGCTGTTGAAGGACAGGAAGAAGAGCCCCATCACTCGCTCCGAGATGGTGAAATACGTTATCGGAGACTTAAAGGATCTATTCCCTGAGATCATCGCAAGGGCCGCAGAGCATCTGCGGTATGTCTTCGGTTTCGAGCTGAAACAGCTTGACCGCAAGCACCACACTTACATCCTGATCAACAAACTAAAACCTATTGAGGATGAGGAGGAGGCTCTGAGAGGAGATGGCCCCAGATTGGGTCTCTTAATGATGATCTTGGGCCTTATCTACATGAAAGGTAATAGCGCCAGAGAGGCACAGGTCTGGGCGATGCTGCGTCGGTTGGGGGTGCGTCCCTCAAAGTATCACTTCCTCTTTGGGTACCCGAAGAGGCTTATTATGGAAGATTTCGTGCAGCTGAGATACCTCAATTACAGGCGTGTGCCTCACACCAACCCACCGGAATGTGAATTCTCTTGGGGTCCCCGAAGCAACTTGGAAACCAGCAAGATGAAAGTTCTGGGGTTCGTGGCCAAACTCCATAAGAAAGAACCCCAACACTGGCCAGTGCAGTACCGTGAGGCCCTGGCAGATGAGGCTGATAGGGCCAGAGCTGGGGCCAGTGTGAGGGCTAGGGCCAGCACCCACCCCTGGTGA